One region of Bdellovibrio bacteriovorus genomic DNA includes:
- a CDS encoding peptidylprolyl isomerase → MKLLLSILMLISVNSYAQKSTDVVAQVGKKSITVEEFNKKYNEVRSQTINPPTKELFLEDLIRYETGLQEAEKRGLAKDPVVQERFNQEMYKALLEKDLGPRIQKIQVSDKEMQEWYAKNPELRTSHILIEFKPGATPAQVAEAKKRATEIFDEVKKSKRPFEELVKLYSDDALSKQAGGDIGWQSRVTLVPGYYEAAASMKVGEIKGLIESQFGFHIIKLTGRRSFENANKRQIRAAVFDEKRKQIFNEYFDKLKRSYSIKENKSAIK, encoded by the coding sequence ATGAAACTTCTATTAAGCATCTTGATGCTCATCTCTGTGAACTCCTATGCGCAAAAATCCACGGATGTTGTGGCTCAGGTTGGAAAAAAATCTATCACCGTTGAAGAGTTTAACAAAAAGTACAACGAGGTTCGTTCTCAGACGATCAACCCTCCAACAAAAGAACTTTTCCTTGAAGACTTGATCCGCTACGAAACGGGACTTCAAGAAGCTGAAAAACGTGGCTTGGCTAAAGACCCTGTGGTTCAAGAGCGTTTCAACCAGGAAATGTACAAAGCTTTGCTTGAAAAAGATCTTGGTCCTCGCATTCAAAAGATCCAAGTTTCTGATAAAGAAATGCAAGAATGGTACGCTAAAAACCCAGAACTTCGCACAAGCCACATCTTGATTGAGTTCAAACCTGGCGCGACTCCAGCGCAAGTAGCTGAAGCTAAAAAACGTGCGACAGAAATTTTTGACGAAGTTAAGAAAAGCAAAAGACCATTTGAAGAGCTTGTGAAACTTTATTCTGACGATGCTCTTTCTAAGCAAGCAGGTGGTGACATCGGCTGGCAATCTCGTGTAACTCTTGTTCCAGGTTATTATGAAGCTGCGGCATCCATGAAAGTCGGTGAAATCAAGGGGCTCATCGAATCTCAGTTCGGATTCCACATCATTAAACTTACGGGACGTAGAAGCTTTGAGAACGCAAATAAGCGTCAAATCAGAGCTGCTGTTTTCGACGAAAAAAGAAAACAGATCTTCAACGAATACTTCGATAAGTTGAAAAGATCGTACTCAATTAAAGAAAATAAGAGTGCGATAAAATAA
- a CDS encoding succinate dehydrogenase/fumarate reductase iron-sulfur subunit has translation MAGKTLNLTLRVWRQKGPKDQGGFVDLQAKNVSEDASFLEMLDAVNEELVSKGDEPIAFDHDCREGICGACGFVIDGEAHGPMKSTTVCQLHMRNFTDGATLTIEPFRAQAFPVIKDLMVNRSAMDRIISAGGYISQNAGNAVDANAILVPKADADEAMSSATCIQCGACVAACKNASAALFTSAKISHMALLPQGQVERKERALRMVAAMDAEGFGACTTTGACEAACPKDIQLTNISRMNREFLVANATKREKHSDGGAG, from the coding sequence ATGGCTGGAAAAACATTGAATCTGACTTTAAGAGTGTGGAGACAAAAAGGTCCTAAAGACCAAGGCGGCTTCGTAGATTTGCAAGCTAAGAATGTGTCTGAAGACGCTTCTTTCCTTGAGATGCTAGATGCTGTGAACGAAGAGCTTGTTTCTAAAGGTGACGAGCCTATCGCATTTGACCATGACTGCCGCGAAGGTATTTGTGGTGCGTGTGGTTTTGTGATCGACGGTGAAGCTCACGGTCCCATGAAATCAACAACCGTGTGCCAATTGCACATGAGAAATTTCACGGACGGCGCAACGTTGACGATTGAGCCTTTCCGCGCACAAGCTTTCCCGGTTATTAAAGACTTAATGGTGAATCGTTCTGCAATGGATAGAATTATCTCTGCGGGTGGTTACATCAGTCAAAATGCTGGCAATGCTGTTGATGCAAATGCGATCCTGGTTCCAAAAGCAGACGCGGATGAGGCGATGTCATCTGCAACATGCATACAATGTGGTGCGTGTGTGGCTGCTTGTAAGAACGCTTCAGCTGCTCTATTCACTTCAGCAAAAATCTCGCACATGGCTTTGCTTCCGCAAGGTCAGGTTGAAAGAAAAGAACGTGCTCTTCGCATGGTGGCTGCGATGGATGCCGAAGGGTTCGGTGCTTGTACGACAACAGGTGCTTGTGAGGCGGCTTGTCCTAAGGACATTCAACTTACAAACATCTCTCGTATGAACCGTGAATTCCTAGTGGCGAACGCAACGAAGCGTGAAAAACACAGTGATGGCGGCGCGGGCTAG
- a CDS encoding electron transfer flavoprotein subunit beta/FixA family protein produces the protein MKIFVCIKQVPDTETKIKITPDQNGIDTAGIKWVLNPYDEYAVEEAVKLRDANAGSQVWVLSVGPKTRVIESLRTALAMGADEAIVVNAENLDNFSTAKALAEVIKAEGGAKVIFSGKLAIDDNASSVSQMLAEFLNVPHTTVVSKFAFNGENVVVERDIEGGAKEVVQMMTPAVVGANKGLNMPRYASLPGIMKAKKKVIKEVEFASLNIPASDIKVKYSGFALPAEKPPVKMLAGDSSAQASELVKLLRDEAKVL, from the coding sequence ATGAAGATTTTTGTGTGTATCAAGCAGGTGCCCGACACCGAAACAAAGATTAAAATCACTCCCGACCAAAACGGAATCGACACGGCGGGAATTAAATGGGTTTTGAACCCTTATGACGAGTATGCGGTTGAAGAAGCTGTGAAACTTCGCGATGCAAATGCTGGCTCCCAAGTGTGGGTTCTAAGCGTAGGTCCTAAGACTCGCGTCATCGAATCTCTAAGAACAGCTTTGGCAATGGGTGCTGATGAAGCGATTGTTGTAAATGCTGAAAATCTAGACAATTTTTCTACAGCTAAAGCGTTGGCCGAAGTTATTAAGGCTGAAGGCGGAGCTAAAGTTATCTTCTCTGGTAAATTGGCGATCGATGATAATGCCTCTTCTGTCAGCCAAATGCTTGCTGAGTTCTTGAATGTTCCTCATACAACTGTGGTATCGAAGTTTGCTTTCAACGGCGAAAATGTTGTCGTTGAGCGCGATATCGAAGGTGGAGCAAAAGAAGTGGTGCAAATGATGACACCAGCGGTTGTCGGAGCGAACAAAGGCCTTAATATGCCTCGCTACGCAAGTCTTCCAGGCATCATGAAGGCGAAGAAAAAAGTGATCAAAGAAGTTGAATTTGCTTCTTTGAACATTCCTGCTTCGGACATCAAAGTTAAATACTCCGGTTTCGCACTTCCTGCGGAAAAACCACCAGTAAAAATGCTAGCGGGTGATTCTTCAGCGCAAGCTTCTGAACTAGTTAAACTTCTTCGCGACGAAGCGAAAGTTCTATAG
- a CDS encoding S8 family serine peptidase, with translation MKRLMERASKAAMVGLLLIGANAFAAPAESVPGEYIVKLKDSVSAKSSINVLSAQLGSYVKDTIPGQNIVVIKRPVFEIQSNVVKSLSENPIVDIVEPNYIYRINKTPNDPMLGQLWGLKNSGQQDSERRAGIAGVDIGAEQAWDITTGSKDIIVAVIDTGVDYNHPDLVSNMWTNEVEANGKPGVDDDGNGIVDDIHGANFVNANAPTGNPLDDHGHGSHCSGTIGGTGDDGKGIVGVAWNVRIMGVKFLSASGSGSLDGALKGIDYATKMGAKIMSNSWGGGGYSETLKQAIERSNAAGALFVAAAGNESNNNDASPTYPATYDVPNVLSVAAIDNRGQIASFSNYGKTKVHVGAPGVNIVSSITGGKYDSWSGTSMATPHVSGMAVLLASNEPNLTALEMKERIIATSKPIAGLRGKSKGGMVNAYAMLTNTLPAPDPNDPINWQTVPVSISSAHPYKEKTKEEFEVRVPGAKQIALYFSKFDTERDYDKVEFFDANGKKVSDMSGKNDDSFSTTIDGEYVKIVFTSDDSVQRYGFDITKAAYR, from the coding sequence ATGAAAAGGCTTATGGAAAGAGCCTCTAAAGCAGCCATGGTAGGCTTACTACTTATTGGTGCTAATGCGTTTGCGGCGCCAGCTGAATCAGTTCCAGGCGAATACATTGTTAAATTGAAAGACTCTGTTTCCGCGAAATCTTCGATCAATGTTCTTAGCGCGCAACTGGGGTCTTACGTAAAAGACACTATTCCCGGACAAAACATTGTGGTTATCAAACGCCCGGTGTTTGAAATCCAGTCAAACGTAGTTAAATCCCTTTCTGAAAATCCAATTGTAGACATCGTAGAACCAAACTACATCTACAGAATTAACAAAACTCCAAATGACCCGATGTTGGGTCAACTGTGGGGATTGAAAAATAGCGGACAACAAGATTCTGAGCGTCGCGCAGGTATTGCAGGTGTAGATATCGGTGCAGAACAAGCATGGGATATCACAACAGGATCTAAAGACATTATCGTCGCTGTTATCGATACAGGTGTTGATTACAATCACCCGGATCTAGTTAGCAATATGTGGACGAACGAAGTTGAAGCGAATGGTAAACCAGGAGTTGACGACGACGGAAATGGTATCGTTGACGATATCCACGGTGCGAATTTCGTTAATGCGAACGCTCCAACTGGTAATCCACTCGATGATCACGGTCACGGTTCTCACTGCTCGGGCACTATTGGTGGTACGGGTGATGACGGCAAAGGTATCGTGGGTGTAGCTTGGAACGTTCGTATCATGGGCGTGAAGTTCCTTTCTGCAAGCGGTTCAGGCTCACTTGATGGCGCTTTAAAAGGAATCGACTACGCAACAAAAATGGGTGCGAAAATCATGTCGAACTCTTGGGGTGGCGGTGGTTACTCTGAAACTTTGAAGCAAGCTATCGAAAGATCGAATGCTGCTGGCGCACTTTTCGTCGCGGCGGCGGGTAACGAGTCTAATAATAACGACGCGAGCCCAACATACCCTGCTACATACGATGTACCAAACGTACTTTCGGTAGCGGCGATTGATAACAGAGGCCAAATCGCTTCTTTCTCTAACTACGGCAAAACAAAAGTTCACGTAGGTGCTCCGGGTGTGAATATCGTGTCTTCTATCACTGGTGGAAAATACGATTCATGGTCTGGAACTTCGATGGCGACTCCACACGTTTCTGGTATGGCGGTTCTATTGGCTTCTAACGAGCCGAACCTGACAGCGCTTGAAATGAAAGAAAGAATTATCGCGACCTCTAAACCAATCGCGGGACTTCGTGGTAAATCTAAAGGTGGCATGGTGAATGCTTATGCAATGTTGACAAATACATTGCCGGCTCCAGATCCAAATGATCCGATCAACTGGCAAACTGTTCCTGTCAGCATTTCTTCGGCTCATCCATATAAAGAAAAAACGAAGGAAGAGTTTGAAGTTCGTGTTCCAGGAGCAAAACAGATCGCTTTGTACTTCTCTAAATTCGACACAGAAAGAGATTATGACAAAGTGGAGTTCTTCGATGCTAACGGCAAGAAGGTCTCTGACATGAGCGGTAAAAACGACGACTCGTTCTCAACAACAATTGACGGTGAGTACGTAAAAATCGTTTTCACATCTGATGATTCTGTTCAACGCTACGGGTTTGATATCACGAAAGCGGCTTACAGATAA
- a CDS encoding lysophospholipid acyltransferase family protein, producing MLAHWHGDELALLSIVKRYRIATIASQSKDGELMATVLKWLGAKTSRGSSTRGGVQALKGLLRLIKDGGNCSFAVDGPKGPLHKVKPGVFEISRMISGPIYAAGVACDRAIHFPKSWNKTFLPKPFAKVIIYWVGPMTAISREVDPRNPDLALELEGLLHHARQQALKFIADNDA from the coding sequence GTGCTCGCGCACTGGCATGGGGATGAGCTTGCTCTTTTATCCATCGTAAAACGCTATCGCATTGCTACAATCGCATCGCAATCCAAAGACGGCGAGTTGATGGCGACGGTATTAAAATGGTTGGGGGCAAAGACCAGCCGAGGCTCCTCCACGCGTGGTGGAGTTCAAGCACTGAAAGGTCTCTTGCGTTTGATAAAAGACGGGGGAAATTGCAGCTTTGCAGTTGATGGCCCGAAAGGTCCGTTACACAAAGTAAAGCCTGGAGTTTTTGAAATCTCACGCATGATTTCTGGCCCGATTTACGCAGCCGGTGTTGCGTGCGACCGCGCGATTCATTTTCCAAAATCTTGGAATAAAACTTTTCTTCCAAAACCCTTCGCAAAAGTGATCATTTACTGGGTGGGTCCCATGACGGCGATCTCTCGTGAAGTCGATCCACGAAACCCAGACCTTGCTCTAGAGTTAGAAGGGCTTTTGCACCACGCGAGACAGCAAGCTCTTAAATTCATTGCGGATAATGATGCCTAG
- a CDS encoding succinate dehydrogenase cytochrome b subunit: MSGFLGSTVGKKYIMGISGLVWAGFVLAHMAGNLLIFVSHDAYNAYGHAITSGNLLYVAEAILVLALITHVYMAVSLTAQNRAAKSSRYAVAASGQKRVSLASRTMAVQGSLILVFIILHLITFKYGTHYETTVNGVVMRDLARLMEEVFQMPGYVIWYVVALILLGFHLSHGVGSSFQSLGLMEGSYRGLWKKLSYTYGIIVALGFIAQPLYLFVFAH, translated from the coding sequence ATGTCTGGATTTCTCGGTTCAACCGTCGGGAAAAAATACATAATGGGAATCTCTGGTCTAGTTTGGGCGGGTTTTGTACTCGCTCACATGGCCGGAAACTTATTAATCTTCGTCAGTCACGATGCTTACAATGCTTACGGACATGCGATCACAAGCGGCAACTTGCTTTATGTCGCAGAAGCGATTTTGGTTTTGGCCTTAATCACTCACGTGTACATGGCAGTTTCATTGACCGCGCAAAACAGAGCTGCGAAATCTTCGCGTTATGCAGTGGCGGCTTCAGGGCAAAAACGAGTGAGTCTTGCTTCTCGCACTATGGCGGTTCAGGGTTCTTTGATTCTTGTCTTTATCATTCTTCACTTGATCACTTTCAAATATGGCACTCACTACGAAACAACCGTGAACGGTGTTGTGATGCGTGACCTTGCTAGATTGATGGAAGAAGTTTTCCAAATGCCAGGCTATGTGATCTGGTATGTGGTCGCTCTTATTCTTCTTGGCTTCCACTTAAGTCACGGCGTGGGTTCTTCATTCCAATCTTTGGGATTGATGGAAGGCTCTTACCGCGGTCTTTGGAAAAAACTAAGCTACACATATGGCATCATCGTAGCTTTGGGTTTTATCGCTCAACCACTTTACCTTTTCGTGTTTGCACACTAA
- a CDS encoding fumarate reductase/succinate dehydrogenase flavoprotein subunit: MANKLDSKIPSGSIEDKWTKSKFDYKLVNPANKRKHSIIVVGTGLAGASAAASLGELGYKVKAFCVHESPRRAHSVAAQGGINAAKNYQNDGDSTYRLFYDTVKGGDFRAREANVYRLAEVSANIIDQMVAQGVPFAREYGGTLANRSFGGAQVSRTFYARGQTGQQLLLGAYSEMMRQVDAGTVELRTRREMLDLVIVDGKARGIIVRNLITGEIESHEADAVVIASGGYSNVFFLSTNAMACAVTAAWKAHKRGAYFANPCYTQIHPTCIPVHGENQSKLTLMSESLRNDGRVWVPKAVGDKRHPNDIPENERDYYLERVYPSFGNLAPRDVASRQAKYRCDEGRGVNESGKAVYLDFADSIKRLGEDKISERYGNLFEMYEKITGQNPYKQPMMIYPAPHYTMGGLWVDYNLESTIPGLFVAGEANFSDHGANRLGASALMQGLADGYFVLPYTLGNYLGSTKLEKVSITNDAFKAAEHGVKQEISKLMNIKGNRTVDSFHKELGNIMWEYCGMGRNEEGLKKALQEIPKLREEFWQNVRIPGDANYLNVELEKAGRVADFMELGELMCRDALERKESCGGHFREEYQVDGEAKRDDANFCHVAAWEYTGENKASVRHTEELKFENVHLATRSYK; this comes from the coding sequence ATGGCTAACAAATTAGATAGCAAAATTCCTAGTGGCTCTATTGAAGACAAATGGACCAAATCGAAGTTCGATTACAAACTAGTTAATCCTGCCAACAAAAGAAAACACTCTATCATCGTTGTCGGAACAGGTCTTGCGGGTGCGTCTGCAGCGGCATCACTAGGTGAGCTTGGATACAAAGTAAAAGCATTCTGCGTGCATGAATCTCCTCGTCGTGCTCACTCGGTGGCAGCTCAAGGTGGTATCAATGCCGCGAAAAACTATCAAAATGACGGTGACTCTACTTACCGTCTTTTCTATGACACGGTAAAAGGCGGCGACTTCCGCGCGCGTGAAGCCAACGTTTATCGTTTGGCCGAAGTGTCGGCGAACATCATCGACCAAATGGTGGCGCAAGGTGTTCCATTTGCTCGCGAATACGGTGGAACTTTAGCAAACCGTTCTTTCGGTGGAGCGCAAGTTTCTCGTACATTCTATGCTCGCGGTCAGACAGGACAACAGCTTCTTTTGGGTGCTTACTCAGAGATGATGAGACAAGTTGATGCGGGCACGGTTGAACTTCGCACTCGTCGTGAAATGTTGGACCTTGTTATCGTTGATGGAAAAGCACGCGGTATCATCGTACGTAACTTGATCACAGGCGAAATTGAATCTCACGAAGCAGACGCTGTTGTTATCGCCAGCGGCGGTTACTCAAACGTCTTCTTCCTTTCAACAAATGCGATGGCTTGTGCCGTGACGGCGGCTTGGAAAGCCCACAAACGTGGTGCTTACTTCGCCAATCCTTGTTACACACAAATCCATCCAACTTGCATCCCGGTTCACGGAGAAAACCAATCAAAACTAACTTTGATGTCTGAGTCTCTTCGTAACGACGGTCGCGTGTGGGTTCCAAAAGCCGTTGGTGACAAACGTCATCCAAACGACATTCCAGAAAACGAACGCGATTACTATCTAGAGCGCGTTTACCCTTCATTCGGTAACTTGGCTCCTCGTGATGTGGCTTCTCGTCAGGCGAAGTATCGTTGTGATGAAGGCCGTGGCGTGAATGAATCTGGTAAAGCGGTTTACCTTGATTTCGCAGATTCCATTAAACGTTTGGGTGAAGACAAAATTTCTGAGCGTTATGGAAACTTGTTTGAAATGTACGAAAAGATCACAGGTCAAAATCCGTACAAACAACCAATGATGATCTACCCTGCTCCTCACTACACAATGGGTGGTTTGTGGGTTGATTACAACTTGGAATCAACAATTCCAGGCTTGTTCGTCGCGGGTGAAGCAAACTTCTCTGACCACGGTGCGAATCGTCTTGGTGCTTCGGCATTGATGCAAGGTTTGGCAGACGGTTACTTCGTTCTTCCATATACTTTGGGTAACTATCTTGGTTCAACGAAGCTTGAAAAAGTTTCGATCACGAACGATGCCTTTAAAGCGGCTGAACATGGTGTGAAACAAGAGATCTCTAAACTTATGAACATCAAAGGTAACCGCACAGTTGATAGCTTCCACAAAGAACTTGGAAATATCATGTGGGAATACTGTGGCATGGGTCGTAACGAAGAAGGTCTTAAAAAAGCTCTTCAAGAGATTCCAAAATTGCGTGAAGAATTCTGGCAGAATGTGCGCATCCCTGGTGATGCAAACTATCTGAACGTAGAGCTTGAAAAAGCCGGACGCGTTGCAGACTTCATGGAGCTTGGCGAGTTGATGTGTCGCGATGCTTTGGAACGTAAAGAGTCTTGCGGCGGTCACTTCCGTGAAGAATACCAAGTTGACGGTGAAGCAAAACGTGACGACGCGAACTTCTGTCACGTGGCTGCGTGGGAATACACAGGCGAAAACAAAGCCTCTGTTCGCCACACTGAAGAATTGAAATTTGAAAACGTACATCTAGCAACTCGTAGCTATAAATAA
- a CDS encoding electron transfer flavoprotein subunit alpha/FixB family protein encodes MGKVLVFAEQSHGNLKRSSIELLQAAAKSGNTVVAVVFGSHAGDVTAATAQNGANEVHVVKDASLDSYNPELFTANIVSVVEKVQPSILLASASSTGRDLFPRVAARLNTGIASDCTELNISGDNVTATKPMYSGKCFAKANFENSSVKIVLMRANQLPVAAADTSKSANVVEQAVVKPDLKTLIKEIVKGASEKLDLTEANIIVSGGRGLKEAANFKVLHDLADVLGATVGASRAVVDAGWVSHGMQVGQTGKTVAPTLYIAVGISGAIQHLAGMSGSKVIVAINNDANAPIFQKATYGIVGDALEIVPKLTEEFKKALHH; translated from the coding sequence ATGGGAAAAGTATTAGTTTTTGCTGAACAATCTCACGGAAATCTAAAACGCAGCTCTATTGAACTTCTTCAAGCAGCAGCTAAGTCTGGAAACACTGTTGTTGCGGTGGTTTTCGGTTCTCACGCAGGTGATGTCACAGCCGCGACAGCTCAAAACGGCGCGAATGAAGTTCACGTTGTTAAAGACGCTTCTTTAGATTCATACAATCCAGAGCTTTTCACTGCGAACATCGTTTCTGTTGTTGAAAAAGTTCAACCTTCCATCCTTCTTGCTTCTGCTTCTTCTACGGGTCGTGACTTGTTCCCGCGCGTAGCTGCTCGTTTGAACACGGGGATTGCAAGCGATTGCACAGAGCTTAATATCTCTGGCGATAACGTCACAGCGACGAAGCCAATGTATTCTGGAAAATGTTTTGCTAAAGCCAACTTCGAAAACAGCTCTGTAAAGATTGTTTTGATGCGTGCAAATCAACTTCCGGTAGCGGCGGCGGACACTTCTAAATCTGCAAACGTTGTTGAACAAGCGGTTGTAAAACCTGATCTTAAGACTTTGATCAAAGAGATCGTTAAAGGCGCTAGTGAAAAGCTTGATTTGACAGAAGCAAACATCATCGTGAGTGGTGGTCGCGGTTTGAAAGAGGCTGCGAACTTCAAAGTTCTTCATGATCTTGCGGACGTTTTGGGTGCAACTGTAGGTGCTTCACGTGCCGTAGTTGATGCTGGTTGGGTTAGTCACGGCATGCAAGTAGGACAAACTGGTAAAACAGTAGCTCCCACTTTGTACATCGCTGTGGGTATCTCGGGCGCGATTCAACACTTGGCAGGTATGAGTGGTTCAAAAGTTATCGTTGCGATTAACAACGATGCCAATGCTCCGATCTTCCAAAAGGCGACTTACGGTATCGTGGGTGACGCTCTTGAAATCGTTCCGAAACTCACTGAAGAGTTTAAAAAGGCTCTTCACCACTAA
- a CDS encoding peptidylprolyl isomerase, which translates to MKFLKSPASTGLFILMAFTLAGCPSSYQKISTKPVEKVNDHVLTSKQFANQLARRLRNFDALAAKDPNNIHRVKEEILRDFLVKSLTLDWARSQSIVISENMLDKEVDKLRANYPDDLSFRRALALENLSFSEWREELRYGLVEKEVFKKLNEKIKPPTDEEIKRYYEDNKDRWKRKERIYIRQIVVDEDAKADAIRTDLKTSDFGEIARKFSITPEGKTGGVVGWIEKGSVDYFDPLFSAGAGLQTVKSPFGVHLIRVEKKAPPTTQPLEEVKSQIIRALRAQREQAEYVAWLDAQLRSSKVLKDYDLMNSITVDTRGPND; encoded by the coding sequence ATGAAATTTCTAAAGAGCCCCGCAAGTACGGGGCTTTTTATTTTAATGGCCTTTACCTTAGCGGGTTGTCCTTCCAGTTACCAAAAGATCTCTACCAAGCCCGTAGAGAAGGTGAACGATCATGTTTTAACTTCAAAACAGTTCGCCAACCAATTAGCACGTCGCCTTCGCAACTTCGATGCTTTAGCGGCCAAAGATCCCAACAATATCCATCGTGTTAAAGAAGAAATTTTGCGCGACTTCTTAGTAAAGAGTCTAACTTTGGATTGGGCCCGCTCCCAAAGCATCGTGATCTCTGAAAACATGCTGGATAAAGAAGTTGATAAGCTTCGAGCCAACTATCCCGATGATCTTTCATTTCGTCGAGCTTTGGCTTTAGAAAACCTTTCTTTTTCAGAGTGGCGCGAAGAACTCCGCTATGGTTTGGTAGAAAAAGAAGTATTTAAGAAACTAAACGAAAAGATTAAGCCCCCGACTGACGAAGAAATCAAACGCTACTACGAAGACAATAAAGACCGTTGGAAACGTAAAGAGCGTATTTATATCCGCCAGATCGTTGTTGATGAAGACGCCAAAGCGGATGCCATTAGAACTGATTTAAAAACTTCCGACTTCGGCGAGATCGCTCGTAAGTTTTCAATCACTCCCGAAGGTAAAACAGGTGGTGTTGTCGGTTGGATTGAAAAGGGCAGTGTGGATTACTTTGACCCGTTATTTAGCGCCGGTGCCGGTCTACAAACCGTTAAAAGTCCTTTTGGTGTTCATCTTATTCGCGTAGAAAAGAAGGCTCCACCAACGACTCAGCCGCTAGAAGAGGTCAAATCACAGATTATTCGCGCTCTTCGTGCTCAACGCGAGCAGGCGGAGTATGTGGCTTGGCTTGATGCTCAGCTCAGAAGTAGTAAAGTCCTAAAGGACTACGATTTAATGAACTCGATTACGGTTGATACGCGAGGACCCAATGATTAG
- a CDS encoding SGNH/GDSL hydrolase family protein yields the protein MNKSALVLSLLISTTSLANTLIIGDSHVVGPFGENLHKYFSEVAQENVRTVGLAGGTARSFTDSSEAKRTLSYGFADRKNDKQKVVPGGTKATAPLLSTLLDEEKPRRVIIELGDNFADYKNPNSQSDRTVVAQVKQITEVLNKNKFNGTCYWVTPTWTDKALSKPYFKSNMRLARVIEIIKNEVAPRCQVIDSTTEIGISENDIKTTSDGLHFDAKNGAKWARGVADRIREVEANTAKSRSKNPDGVK from the coding sequence ATGAATAAGTCCGCTTTGGTTCTTTCATTATTAATTTCTACGACTTCGCTGGCGAACACTTTGATCATTGGCGATTCACACGTCGTGGGACCTTTTGGTGAAAATCTTCACAAATATTTCAGCGAAGTGGCGCAAGAGAATGTGCGCACCGTGGGTCTTGCGGGTGGAACGGCTCGCTCATTCACGGACTCATCCGAAGCAAAACGGACTTTGAGTTATGGTTTTGCGGACAGAAAAAACGACAAACAGAAGGTTGTTCCTGGCGGAACCAAAGCAACGGCCCCATTGCTATCTACCCTCTTAGATGAAGAAAAACCGCGAAGAGTTATTATCGAATTGGGCGATAACTTTGCCGATTACAAAAATCCCAATTCTCAGTCTGATAGAACCGTTGTTGCACAAGTTAAGCAGATCACCGAAGTGCTGAACAAAAACAAATTCAATGGCACTTGTTACTGGGTGACGCCAACGTGGACTGATAAAGCGCTCTCAAAACCCTATTTTAAGTCGAACATGCGCCTCGCTCGCGTAATTGAAATCATCAAGAATGAAGTGGCTCCCCGTTGTCAGGTCATCGACAGCACCACGGAAATCGGTATTAGTGAAAACGACATCAAGACAACTTCAGACGGTTTACATTTTGACGCTAAAAATGGCGCAAAATGGGCGCGCGGTGTCGCGGACCGCATTCGTGAAGTTGAAGCGAATACTGCAAAATCCCGCTCTAAAAATCCTGACGGTGTAAAATAA